A genomic stretch from Malus domestica chromosome 15, GDT2T_hap1 includes:
- the LOC103430893 gene encoding 1-aminocyclopropane-1-carboxylate synthase 7-like (The RefSeq protein has 7 substitutions compared to this genomic sequence), protein MAIDIEQRQQPSPGLSKIAVSDTHGEDSPYFAGWKAYDENPYHESSNPSGVIQMGLAENQVSFDLLEKHLEENSEASNWGSKGSKGASGFRENALFQDYHGLLSFRKAMANFMEQIRGGRAKFDPVRVVLTAGATAANELLTFIIADPGDALLVPTPYYPGFDRDLRWRTGVNIVPIHCESSNNFQITPQALEAAYKEAEAKNMRVRGVLITNPSNPLGATIQRAVLEEILDFVTQKNIHLVSDEIYSGSAFSSSEFISVAEIIEDRQYKDAERVHIVYSLSKDLGLPGFRVGTVYSYNDKVVTTARRMSSFTLISSQTQHLLASMLSDKEFTGNYIKTNRKRLRTRYDMIIEGLKKSGIECLKGNAGLFCWMNLSPFLDEPTRECELTLWDSMLHEVKLNISPGSSCHCSEPGWFRVCFANMSEQTLGIALTRIHNFMEKRERAC, encoded by the exons ATGGCTATAGATATTGAGCAGCGGCAGCAGCCTTCTCCTGGGCTATCAAAAATAGCTGTTTCTGATACTCATGGAGAAGACTCTCCATACTTTGCAGGATGGAAAGCTTATGATGAAAACCCTTATCATGAGTCAAGCAACCCATCTGGAGTCATACAAATGGGACTTGCGGAAAATCAA GTTTCGTTTGATCTGTTGGAAAAGCACTTGGAAGAAAATTCAGAAGCCTCCAACTGGGGTTCAAAGGGAACAAAAGGAGTGTCTGGCTTTAGAGAAAATGCCTTATTTCAAGACTACCATGGCCTTTTGTCTTTCAGAAAGGCAATGGCAAATTTTATGGAACAAATTAGAGGAGGAAGAGCCAAATTTGACCCTGTTAGGGTAGTCTTAACGGCAGGTGCAACTGCAGCAAATGAGCTACTGACTTTCATCATAGCTGATCCCGGTGATGCTTTGCTTGTTCCAACCCCATATTATCCAGG GTTTGATAGAGATTTGAGGTGGAGGACTGGTGTGAACATTGTGCCAATTCACTGTGAAAGCTCAAACAACTTCCAGATTACTCCTCAAGCTTTAGAAGCTGCATACAAAGAGGCAGAAGCCAAGAACATGAGAGTGAGAGGGGTACTAATCACAAATCCATCAAACCCACTTGGTGCAACAATCCAAAGGGCAGTCCTTGAAGAGATTCTTGATTTCGTCACCCAAAAAAACATCCATCTTGTCTCTGATGAAATCTACTCGGGATCTGCCTTCTCATCCTCCGAATTCATTAGTGTGGCAGAAATTCTTGAAGACAGGCAGTACAAGGATGCAGAAAGAGTTCACATTGTTTATAGTCTATCCAAAGATCTTGGCCTTCCAGTCTTCCGAGTTGGCACTGTGTACTCTTACAATGACAAGGTTGTGACAACAGCAAGAAGAATGTCTAGCTTCACCTTGATATCTTCTCAAACACAACATCTCTTGGCTTCCATGTTATCTGACAAGGAATTCACTGGAAACTACATAAAGACAAatagagagagactgaggacgAGATATGATATGATCGTCCAGGGTTTGAAAAAATCGGGGATCGAGTGTTTGAAAGGAAATGCTGGGTTGTTTTGCTGGATGAATTTAAGTCCATTTTTGGACGAACCAACAAGAGAATGTGAACTGACTCTTTGGGATTCCATGCTGCATGAAGTGAAGCTAAATATATCTCCAGGTTCTTCTTGTCATTGCTCTGAGCCAGGCTGGTTTAGGGTGTGCTTTGCCAACATGAGTGAGCAGACACTTGGGATTGCATTAACAAGAATACATAATTTCATGGAAAAGAGAGAGCGGGCTTGCTAG
- the LOC139192371 gene encoding small ribosomal subunit protein uS10y-like, whose translation MAYAAMKPTKPGLEESQEQIHKIRITLSSKNVKNREKVCTDLVRGAKDKRLRVKGPVRMPTKVLKITTRKSPCGEGTNTWDRFELRVHKRVIDLFSSPDVVKQITSITIEPGVEVEVTIADS comes from the coding sequence ATGGCGTACGCAGCGATGAAGCCGACCAAGCCAGGTCTTGAGGAGTCTCAGGAGCAGATCCACAAGATCAGGATTACTCTTTCTTCCAAGAACGTCAAGAACCGCGAGAAAGTTTGCACTGATCTGGTTCGTGGTGCCAAGGACAAGCGCCTCAGGGTGAAGGGACCCGTGAGGATGCCAACCAAGGTTCTGAAAATCACCACCAGGAAGTCCCCTTGTGGTGAAGGTACCAACACATGGGATAGATTTGAGTTGCGTGTCCACAAGAGGGTTATCGACCTGTTCAGCTCACCAGATGTTGTCAAGCAAATTACTTCCATTACCATTGAACCTGGTGTTGAGGTGGAGGTTACAATCGCCGACTCTTAA